The Fusobacterium sp. genomic sequence TTAGAATTTTAAGAAGAGAAAAAAAGAGCAGCTGAAATTAAACTTAAAGATAATTTTCAGCTGCTTTTTACTTAATGTTTTATATTCAATTTTATGTTATACAATTCCCATCATTCCTAAAATTATAGCTGCGGCCAATGCAATTAGAGGAATAACACAAGTAACCATTCCAATGTCATTGTATGAGTCCTTATGAGTCATACCTGTAACTGCTAAAAGAGTTATAACAGCTCCACAATGGGGAAGAGAATCTAACCCTCCAGAAGCAATTGTAGCTATTCTGTGGAAAGCTTCAACACTTATTCCTTGAGATGCAGCAATAGCCATATACTGAGGTCCAAGAGCTTCTAATGCTATTCCCATACCACCTGAAGAAGAACCAGTTGCTCCTGCAAGAAGAGTTATAGCTAAAGCTTCTGAAATTAGAGGACTTGCATCTATTCCAAGAAGTTTATCAGTAAGAACTTGAAATCCTGGTACAGCTCTTACAACTCCACCAAAACCAACAGCGGCAGCAGTATTAAGTATTGCTATTACTGAGCCGTTTCCACCTTCATTTAATGCTTTTATAAAGAATTTAGATTTTTTTAAATTAAGTACAGCAACAACAATATTTCCACATAGAAGAGATAATATACTTGCTGGTGTTATAGCCATTCCAACTTTTTTACTCAATATATAAAGAACAAGAACAACTGTAATTAGTGGAACTAGTGAAAGATACTCATTAGGAAGATCTCCTTCTTCTTCTTTAATATTGCTAGAAGGCTCAATGAAATGTTCTCCAGCTTTTACTAGTTTTTCTTGTTTCCAGTAAAGATATAAATATCCGCAAATAAGCATTATTAATCCAGCAACTATTCCCATAATAGGGGCTGCGTAAGGAGTAGTATTGAAATATCTCCCAGCAATTATATTGTTCAATTGAGGACTTCCTGGAAAGGCTGTCATTGTGAAAGTAAATGCTCCAAGTGCAATAGCACCAGGGATAAGTTTTCTTGGTAAATCTGCTTCTCTGAATAGAGATATAGCAAGTGGGTATATAGCAAATACTACAACGAAAAGACTTACTCCACCATAAGTAAGAACAGCACAACTTACAACAACACCAAGAAGAGCTCTTTTTGCTCCAACAACTTTTACAAGAAGATGAGCAACTGCACGAGCAGCTCCAGTAACATCCATCATTTTACCAAAAACAGCTCCTAAAAAGAATAATGGAAACCATGATTTAGTAAATCCAGCTAAAGATCCCATATAATTTTCAGTATATGACTCCAATAGAATCTGTCCATTGAATCCAAATCCATATATAGCTACAACTATAGCTGAAAGTGGTGCTACCCATATAATGGAATATCCCTTATATGAAAGAAAAACTAATAATAATAAACCTAAAAGTATACCCAGCATATATTCCCTCCTAAAATTTATTTTTTACCTTGTTATTGATAATCATAGCAACAAATTAGAACAAAAATTATAATTAATATACAAAATGATCTGATAGTTTTATGTTGAAATTATATTTCAATAAACAGATAAAGTAAAATAGTAAAATTTCATTTATATTATGAAAAAAAATCATACAGGAGTGTAAACTATGAAATTAAGAGAGAATATGAAATTATAAATCTATATTTTTTACAAATTCAATAAAAAGTTTTATAGCCTTAGATACATATTTATCTTTTCTCACAATAAGCGCTATGTTCCATGGAAATTCAGGATCTTTAATAGTCAAAAGTCTAATATTTTTGGAATGGAATTTACTGAGTATTGGTCTAGGAAGTATGGTTATTCCTTGATTAAGTGCCACCATTTCAGCAATAAAATCCCATTGTGAACTGCTGCAGATAATATTTGGTTCAAAACCAGCTTTAGCACATAGAGCTTTTATTCTGTCATGAAGCATGTATGTTTCGTTTAAGATGATAAGAGGTTCATCTTTAATTTCTGAAAATGAAACTTCTTTTTTAGAAGCCAAAGGATGATTTTTATGAACAACAACAACATTATCTGACATGAATACAGAGGTTATATTAAAATCTTGGGAAGAAAAGGGAAGAATAACAACTCCAATATCTATTTCTCCTTTTTCAACTTTATCTTTAACAGTATTGGCTCCAGCTTCAATAACATTTAAATTAATATTTTTATACATATTTCTAAATTCTTGAATAGTTGAAGTGAAGTATATAGTACTTATTACTGGTGGAACACCTACTTTGATACTTCCTTTTTCTAAGCTTATGCTATCTTGAAGTTTAGTGCACTGTTCATTTATGACTTTCAAAGCAATGATTCCATTTTCATAAAGAAGCTGTCCCTCTGGAGTCAGTTTGAAACTTTTGGATGTTCTGTCTATCAGTATAATATCTAATTCGCTTTCAAAAGTTTTTATAGCTTTGCTTAGAGCTGATTGGCATATATACAACTTTTTAGAAGCGTTTGTAAAACTTTCCTGTCTGGCTATTTCAACAAAGTAATTCAAAAGTTTTATATTAATAAGAATCCCCCCCTTTTCAAATAATTGAAATTTCAATTTTCATAGTTTTCTTTATATTTAAAGTATACACTCTTTAGTAGTATAAAATTAAATACTTTTTTATCATATACTATATGAATAAAATTCATAATAGAAAAAAGAAAAAATATATAAAAGTTATCCACAGTACAAGTATTATAACATATTTTTATAAAATAGAAAATTCTCGCTAGATAGAGAAAAAATATTTAATAATAGGTTAGTTATTTATTTTTGAATACATCTATTGACTTTTTTGTAAAGAATACACTATAATCCTACTAACAAATTAGAATCATATTTAATGTATGAAATGGCATGACTTAGTTCTAAAAAAGAATGCAAAAATATTCTGATAGGTATTTTTGTAAAAATAAAGGAGTGAGTTAAATGGCTGAGTTTATTAAAGCATCTCAAGCTGCCAGATTAATAAAAGATGATTCATTTTTACTGGTATGTGGTTTTGTAGGAATAGGAAGTCCAGAAGAGATATTTATTGAAATGGAAAAATCTTTTTTGGGAGAGGGAACACCAAAGAATCTTGATCTTATGTTTGCTGCTGGATTTGGTGATGGAAAAACAAAGGGTCTTAATCATTTCGCTCATAAAGGAATGATAAAAAAAGCAATAGGAGGACATTGGGGGTTAGCTCCAGGATTAGCACAACTAGTAAATAATAATGATATGAAAGGTTATAACCTGCCACAAGGAGTAATTGCTCAGATGTTTAGAGATATGGCAGCAGGAAAACCAGGTACTATTTCACATGTTGGATTAGGAACATTTGTGGATCCAGAAATCCAAGGAGGAAAACTTAATAGCATTACTACTAAAGATATTGTTGAAAAATTAACATTGAATGGGAGAGAAGTGTTATTTTTTCATGGGCAAAAACCAAACTTTGGTATCTTAAAAGGAACTTCATCAGATGAAGATGGAAATATTTCATTTGAAGAAGAACCGCTAACATTAGAAACATTATCAATAGCAATGGCTGTAAAAAATGCAGGTGGAACAATAATTGTTCAAGTTAAGAAAAAAGTTGAAAATGGAGTAATTCAACCTAAAAATGTAAAAATACCTGGAATATTAGTAGATTATGTAGTTATTGCTGAAAATCCAGAAAATCATAAACAAACACTGGCTGAAGATTTTAATCCAGAATATGTAACAAGAATTGTATCTGATAAGCCACAAAAAGCAGAATCAGTACCATTAGATGAAAGAAAAGTAGTATCAAGAAGATGTGCAATGCTTCTTTCAAGAGAAAAGAAAATAATAAATTATGGAATAGGAATGCCTGAAGTGATAGCTGCTGTATTAAATGAAGAAGGACAAGAAGAATACTTCACTCCAACAGTGGAACCAGGAGCAATAGGAGGAACTCCAGAGGGAGGACTTAATTTTGGAGCATCTATAAATCCTGTGTGTATAATAGATCAGCCATATCAATTTGATTTTTATGATGGTGGTGGATTAGATATGGCATTTTTAGGTTTAGCTCAATGTGATGGAGATGGAAACATAAATGTATCAAAATTTGGACCTAAGATAGCAGGATGTGGTGGTTTTATAAATATAACACAAAATGCTAAAGAAGTTGTATTTTGTGGAACATTTACAGCAGGAGGATTAAAACTTGATATAGCTGAGGGAAAATTAAAAATAATTCAGGAAGGAAAAATTAAAAAATTTGTAAAAGCTGTTGAGCAGATTACGTTTAGTGGAAAATTAGCAAAAGAAAATAAAAAGAAGGTAAAATATGTGACAGAGAGAGCAGTTTTTGAATTAAAGCCTGAAGGATTAACATTAATAGAAGTGGCTCCCGGAATAGATATAGAAAGAGACATACTAGGACAAATGGAGTTTAAACCATTGATTTCAAATGAATTGAAAACTATGGATAGCAAAATATTTAAAGCTGAAAAAATGGGATTAGTATTATAATTTTGATACTATTTTTATCTTATAATTTTAATAAGTAAGAGACCATTGTTCATAAAATATTTTATCTGACAATTATATTCTTTAAATATATATTTTTAGTTTGAAAAATAGAGGAGAAAATTTTTTATAATTTGATTATTTTTTAATAATTATAACGCAAAAAATGAGCAAAAAATAGAAAGTGTTCCCTAGCTCTTGACTTTGAGCTAAAATATTGGTATAACTTATAATAGAGTACAATTGACAGGTTGTGTGTATGTAAAAAAAGCATTAGATACATATAAAATGAAATAGTACAATTTCAGAACAGGACTGAATTGAAAATATTTGGTTAATTTTTTTTTGAAAAAGTGCTATAATAAAATATATTATATATCTACTGTTTTTTTATTAATCAAAGAAATTTATGAATGATGGATTGGAGGGGATATGAATTTCGAAGATTTGAAAATAGGTATGAAGGCTCAAGTTACAAAAACAATTACAGAGGCTGATGTTATTCTTTATGCAGGTATTACATTAGATATAAATCCAGCCCATTTAAATGAAGAATATGCAAAAAAAACTATTTTCAAACACAGGATAGCACATGGAATGCTAACAGCAGGTTTAGTATCTGCTGTACTAGGAACAAAACTTCCAGGTGAGGGGAGTATTTACATGGGGCAGGAACTGATGTTCACAGCACCAGTTTATTTTGGAGATACTATCACAGCAACTGCTGAGATTATAGAGTTGATTCCAGAAAAAAACAGAGTAATATTATTAACAACATGTACAAATCAAGATGGTAAAGAAGTATTAAAAGGTCAAGCAAAAATAATGAAAAAATAGTTAGATAACAAAGACTAGTAGGAGGATTAAGATAATGGAATTTAATATACCTAAGACACATGAACTTTTCAGACAAATGATAAGAGAATTTGCTGAAAAAGAGGTAAAACCTTTAGCTGCTGAAGTAGATGAAGAAGAAAGATTCCCAGTTGAAACAGTTAAAAAAATGGCTGAAATCGGATTAATGGGGATCCCTATTCCAAAACAATATGGTGGAGCAGGTGGAGACAATGTAATGTATGCAATGGCGGTAGAAGAACTTTCGAGAGTTTGTGGAACTACTGGAGTTATTGTATCTGCTCATACTTCACTAGGAACTTGGCCAATACTGCACTTTGGTACTGAAGAGCAAAAACAAAAATATATTCCAAAGCTAGCAAGCGGAGAATGGTTAGGAGCATTTGGATTGACTGAACCAAATGCAGGAACAGATGCTGCTGGACAACAAACTACTGCAGTTTTAGATGAAACTACAAACGAATGGATTATCAATGGATCTAAAATATTCATAACAAATGCTGGATATGCTGATGTATATGTAATATTTGGAATGACAGATAGATCAAAAGGACTAAAAGGAATTTCAGCTTTCATATTGGAAACAGGAACTCCAGGATTCTCTATAGGTAAAAAAGAAAAGAAACTTGGAATTAAAGGATCATCAACTTGTGAATTGATATTTGAAAATGTAAGAATACCTAAATCAAATCTATTAGGAGAAGTTGGAAAAGGATTTAAAGTTGCTATGATGACTCTTGATGGAGGAAGAATAGGAATTGCTTCTCAAGCATTGGGAATTGCTCAAGGTGCTTTAGATGAAACTGTAGGATATGTAAAAGAAAGAAAACAATTTGGAAGAGCTATTGCAAAATTCCAAAATACTCAATTCCAATTAGCTGATTTAGAAGTTAAAATAGAAGCTTCAAGACTTCTAGTTTACAAAGCTGCTTGGAGAGAAAGCAACAACTTACCATATACAGTAGATGCAGCTAGAGCTAAACTATTTGCAGCTGAAACTGCTATGGAAGTTACAACTAAAGCAGTTCAATTACATGGTGGGTATGGATACACTAGAGAATATCCAGTAGAAAGAATGATGAGAGATGCTAAAATCACTGAGATCTATGAAGGAACTTCTGAAGTTCAAAGAATGGTAATAGCAGGAAATCTTTTAAAATAATTAGCCAATAGAGAAAAAAGTATATGAATTAATATATGGAGGATGGAAGATGAAAATAGTAGTTTGTATAAAACAAGTT encodes the following:
- a CDS encoding MaoC family dehydratase; translated protein: MNFEDLKIGMKAQVTKTITEADVILYAGITLDINPAHLNEEYAKKTIFKHRIAHGMLTAGLVSAVLGTKLPGEGSIYMGQELMFTAPVYFGDTITATAEIIELIPEKNRVILLTTCTNQDGKEVLKGQAKIMKK
- a CDS encoding GntP family permease; translated protein: MLGILLGLLLLVFLSYKGYSIIWVAPLSAIVVAIYGFGFNGQILLESYTENYMGSLAGFTKSWFPLFFLGAVFGKMMDVTGAARAVAHLLVKVVGAKRALLGVVVSCAVLTYGGVSLFVVVFAIYPLAISLFREADLPRKLIPGAIALGAFTFTMTAFPGSPQLNNIIAGRYFNTTPYAAPIMGIVAGLIMLICGYLYLYWKQEKLVKAGEHFIEPSSNIKEEEGDLPNEYLSLVPLITVVLVLYILSKKVGMAITPASILSLLCGNIVVAVLNLKKSKFFIKALNEGGNGSVIAILNTAAAVGFGGVVRAVPGFQVLTDKLLGIDASPLISEALAITLLAGATGSSSGGMGIALEALGPQYMAIAASQGISVEAFHRIATIASGGLDSLPHCGAVITLLAVTGMTHKDSYNDIGMVTCVIPLIALAAAIILGMMGIV
- a CDS encoding LysR family transcriptional regulator; amino-acid sequence: MNYFVEIARQESFTNASKKLYICQSALSKAIKTFESELDIILIDRTSKSFKLTPEGQLLYENGIIALKVINEQCTKLQDSISLEKGSIKVGVPPVISTIYFTSTIQEFRNMYKNINLNVIEAGANTVKDKVEKGEIDIGVVILPFSSQDFNITSVFMSDNVVVVHKNHPLASKKEVSFSEIKDEPLIILNETYMLHDRIKALCAKAGFEPNIICSSSQWDFIAEMVALNQGITILPRPILSKFHSKNIRLLTIKDPEFPWNIALIVRKDKYVSKAIKLFIEFVKNIDL
- a CDS encoding acyl-CoA dehydrogenase, with product MEFNIPKTHELFRQMIREFAEKEVKPLAAEVDEEERFPVETVKKMAEIGLMGIPIPKQYGGAGGDNVMYAMAVEELSRVCGTTGVIVSAHTSLGTWPILHFGTEEQKQKYIPKLASGEWLGAFGLTEPNAGTDAAGQQTTAVLDETTNEWIINGSKIFITNAGYADVYVIFGMTDRSKGLKGISAFILETGTPGFSIGKKEKKLGIKGSSTCELIFENVRIPKSNLLGEVGKGFKVAMMTLDGGRIGIASQALGIAQGALDETVGYVKERKQFGRAIAKFQNTQFQLADLEVKIEASRLLVYKAAWRESNNLPYTVDAARAKLFAAETAMEVTTKAVQLHGGYGYTREYPVERMMRDAKITEIYEGTSEVQRMVIAGNLLK
- a CDS encoding acyl CoA:acetate/3-ketoacid CoA transferase; this encodes MAEFIKASQAARLIKDDSFLLVCGFVGIGSPEEIFIEMEKSFLGEGTPKNLDLMFAAGFGDGKTKGLNHFAHKGMIKKAIGGHWGLAPGLAQLVNNNDMKGYNLPQGVIAQMFRDMAAGKPGTISHVGLGTFVDPEIQGGKLNSITTKDIVEKLTLNGREVLFFHGQKPNFGILKGTSSDEDGNISFEEEPLTLETLSIAMAVKNAGGTIIVQVKKKVENGVIQPKNVKIPGILVDYVVIAENPENHKQTLAEDFNPEYVTRIVSDKPQKAESVPLDERKVVSRRCAMLLSREKKIINYGIGMPEVIAAVLNEEGQEEYFTPTVEPGAIGGTPEGGLNFGASINPVCIIDQPYQFDFYDGGGLDMAFLGLAQCDGDGNINVSKFGPKIAGCGGFINITQNAKEVVFCGTFTAGGLKLDIAEGKLKIIQEGKIKKFVKAVEQITFSGKLAKENKKKVKYVTERAVFELKPEGLTLIEVAPGIDIERDILGQMEFKPLISNELKTMDSKIFKAEKMGLVL